A genomic segment from Cyanobium sp. NIES-981 encodes:
- a CDS encoding TIGR04283 family arsenosugar biosynthesis glycosyltransferase: MARLSIIIPALNEAATLGRTLRRVQALQPPAWEVLLVDGGSHDQTVQIACEAGIPVLRSEAAGRALQMNLGARQATGDLLCFLHADTLIPHDLVSVAERTFADGAIAGAGFISLMGDGTATRWGISALNLLKTYLAPLLFRPHLFVRGLRLLFGDQVMLCRRSDFWGCGGFDAALPILEDGDLCLRLVRRGRIVLINRVVESSDRRVQRWGPGRAALIYLAIGVLWGLGVPPSRLKRFYADVR, encoded by the coding sequence ATGGCCCGGCTGTCGATCATCATTCCCGCCCTGAATGAGGCCGCCACGCTGGGGCGCACGCTGCGGCGCGTGCAGGCCCTGCAGCCGCCGGCCTGGGAGGTGCTGCTGGTGGATGGGGGCAGCCATGATCAGACCGTGCAGATCGCCTGCGAAGCCGGCATCCCGGTGCTCCGCAGCGAGGCAGCGGGCCGGGCCCTGCAGATGAACCTGGGCGCCAGGCAGGCCACGGGCGATCTGCTCTGTTTCCTCCATGCCGACACCCTGATTCCCCACGATCTGGTGAGCGTGGCCGAGCGCACCTTCGCCGATGGCGCGATTGCCGGCGCCGGCTTCATCTCGCTGATGGGGGATGGCACCGCCACCCGCTGGGGCATCTCGGCCCTGAATCTGCTCAAGACCTATCTGGCGCCGCTGCTGTTCCGGCCCCATCTGTTTGTGCGGGGTCTGCGCCTGCTGTTCGGCGATCAGGTGATGCTCTGCCGCCGCAGCGATTTCTGGGGGTGCGGTGGATTCGATGCGGCCCTGCCGATCCTGGAGGACGGCGACCTGTGCCTGCGGCTGGTGCGGCGGGGCCGCATCGTGCTGATCAACCGCGTGGTGGAGAGTTCGGATCGGCGGGTGCAGCGCTGGGGGCCGGGCAGGGCCGCACTGATCTATCTGGCGATCGGCGTGCTCTGGGGCCTCGGCGTGCCGCCGAGCCGGCTGAAGCGCTTCTACGCCGATGTCCGCTGA
- a CDS encoding acyltransferase family protein, which translates to MGLVAPRPLPGRGALTVAGIHSSRALDLDWLRLLAVLLLIPFHAAAVFYEGELGRFYVADAQSSAGLSVFIAFVHQWHMPLFFFLAGAASWYSLQTRSAVEYLRQRLRRLLLPLLIGIPLLVPPQVYIHALQAGQVKGSFLQFYPHFFDGIRPAGHFEWAHLWFLAYLLVISIACLPVMVRLSRKAGGGDGGRTRATAHGLGSLIVLAVPLMLSEALLRPHWPGFQNLYDDWANLVLYLLYFVYGALFCSRSGLWTALDRHRALLLATAGLGMVLLLALSLRGLVPERAYSGPYMVHQAFRGFNSWSWVLALLALARPYRGRSHPLLRYGNRVGFSIVLFHQPLIVLIAFVVVPLPMALALKFVLIGGASLLLSAGLHRVLRLR; encoded by the coding sequence ATGGGGCTGGTTGCTCCCCGCCCACTGCCGGGGCGGGGAGCCCTGACGGTGGCCGGCATTCATTCATCCCGTGCGCTGGATCTGGATTGGCTGCGGCTGCTGGCTGTCCTGCTGCTGATCCCCTTTCACGCGGCCGCTGTGTTCTACGAGGGAGAGCTGGGCCGCTTCTATGTCGCCGATGCCCAGAGCAGCGCCGGCCTGAGCGTGTTCATCGCGTTCGTGCACCAGTGGCACATGCCCCTGTTCTTCTTTCTGGCCGGTGCGGCCAGCTGGTATTCCCTGCAGACACGCTCGGCGGTGGAGTATCTGCGTCAACGGCTGCGGCGGCTCCTGCTGCCCCTGCTGATCGGCATCCCGCTGCTGGTGCCGCCCCAGGTTTACATCCACGCGCTGCAGGCAGGCCAGGTGAAGGGCTCATTCCTGCAGTTCTACCCCCACTTCTTCGACGGAATCCGCCCGGCCGGTCATTTCGAATGGGCCCATCTCTGGTTTCTGGCCTATCTGCTGGTGATCTCCATCGCCTGCCTTCCCGTGATGGTGAGGCTCAGCCGCAAGGCCGGCGGGGGCGATGGGGGGCGGACCCGTGCGACGGCGCATGGGCTGGGCAGCCTGATCGTTCTGGCTGTGCCCTTGATGCTGAGCGAGGCGCTGCTGCGTCCCCACTGGCCGGGCTTTCAGAACCTCTACGACGACTGGGCCAATCTGGTGCTCTATCTGCTGTACTTCGTGTATGGCGCGCTCTTCTGCAGCCGCAGCGGGCTGTGGACTGCCCTGGATCGCCACCGCGCGCTGCTGCTGGCCACCGCCGGCCTGGGCATGGTGCTGCTGCTGGCGCTGAGCCTCAGGGGCCTGGTGCCGGAGCGTGCCTATTCAGGGCCCTACATGGTGCATCAGGCCTTTCGGGGCTTCAACAGCTGGAGCTGGGTGCTGGCCCTGCTGGCCCTGGCCCGGCCCTATCGCGGCCGCAGCCATCCGCTCCTGCGCTACGGCAACCGGGTGGGCTTTTCGATCGTGCTCTTTCACCAGCCCCTGATCGTGCTGATTGCCTTCGTGGTGGTGCCGCTGCCCATGGCCCTGGCGCTGAAGTTCGTGCTGATCGGTGGGGCTTCGCTGCTGTTGAGTGCGGGCCTCCATCGCGTCCTGAGGCTGCGGTAG
- a CDS encoding rhodanese-like domain-containing protein, with translation MACLKRWIRRRHPAVTAITPEQLQRILAGEERHDWLILDARSPAEFACSHLPGAVRLEAGGRMAALGSMEALAWERPIVVCCSVGVRSAARVEELQRAGFTRAVNLDGGLFRWVREGRSLIRQGEPTQQVHPFGPGWGWLLPAHCRGGEP, from the coding sequence TTGGCCTGCCTGAAGCGCTGGATCCGGCGGCGCCATCCGGCCGTCACCGCCATCACCCCGGAGCAGCTCCAGCGGATCCTGGCCGGAGAGGAGCGCCATGACTGGCTGATCCTCGACGCCCGCAGCCCGGCGGAATTCGCCTGCAGCCACCTGCCCGGGGCTGTGCGGCTCGAGGCCGGCGGCCGGATGGCGGCCCTGGGGTCGATGGAGGCGCTGGCCTGGGAGCGGCCGATCGTCGTCTGCTGCTCGGTGGGGGTGCGCAGCGCCGCACGGGTGGAGGAGCTGCAGCGCGCCGGCTTCACGCGGGCCGTGAATCTCGATGGCGGCCTGTTTCGCTGGGTGCGGGAGGGCCGCAGCCTGATCCGGCAGGGAGAACCCACCCAGCAGGTGCATCCCTTCGGCCCGGGATGGGGCTGGTTGCTCCCCGCCCACTGCCGGGGCGGGGAGCCCTGA
- a CDS encoding TetR/AcrR family transcriptional regulator, translating into MPRSSSTAAPAAAGSPAASPRREHLLDVAQRLFSCQGFHAVGIDAVLAEAGVAKMTLYKHFRSKNAMIAAVLERLAGASLRSLQARVEAEQEPRARVLAVFDWLEQWVSSSAFRGCLFLKAAGEFPDSEDLPRQRAEAFKAGCGALLEQLCRALPLPGPEAAALARQLQLLLEGAIVLADLQRQPGPAISARAAAATLLDAAL; encoded by the coding sequence ATGCCGCGCTCCTCGTCCACCGCCGCCCCTGCCGCTGCCGGCTCGCCTGCCGCCTCGCCGCGGCGCGAGCACCTGCTGGATGTGGCCCAGCGCCTCTTCTCCTGCCAGGGCTTCCACGCCGTGGGCATCGACGCGGTGCTGGCGGAGGCGGGGGTGGCGAAGATGACCCTCTACAAGCACTTCCGCTCCAAGAACGCGATGATCGCGGCGGTGCTGGAGCGGCTTGCCGGCGCCTCCCTGCGCTCGCTCCAGGCCCGGGTGGAGGCGGAGCAGGAGCCCCGCGCCCGGGTGCTGGCGGTGTTCGACTGGCTGGAGCAGTGGGTGAGCTCCTCCGCCTTCCGCGGCTGCCTGTTCCTGAAGGCGGCTGGGGAGTTCCCCGATTCTGAAGACCTGCCCCGCCAGCGGGCGGAGGCGTTCAAGGCGGGCTGCGGCGCCCTGCTGGAGCAGCTCTGCCGCGCCCTGCCGCTGCCCGGCCCCGAAGCGGCGGCCCTGGCCCGGCAGCTGCAGCTCCTGCTGGAGGGGGCGATCGTGCTGGCCGACCTGCAGCGCCAGCCCGGCCCCGCCATCAGTGCCCGGGCCGCCGCCGCCACCCTGCTCGATGCCGCCCTCTGA
- a CDS encoding glutathione S-transferase family protein, whose protein sequence is MLQLHGHPLSGNSYKVRLLLELLQVPYTWVEVDLLAGEHRQPPFLALNPFGQVPVLVDDTAQPPLVLADAQAILWWLASRFGHGRWLPADLLGQTQVVRWLSTAAGEVRQGPESARLHHVFKATAIPIERAHQKAAFILGQLERHLAASPWLVGDAPTIADVAVFPYVALAPEGGIDLAPYPAVGAWIARIRALPGFVPMRGMAPVGQEAA, encoded by the coding sequence ATGCTTCAGCTTCACGGCCATCCCCTCTCCGGCAACAGCTACAAGGTGCGGCTGCTGCTCGAGCTGCTCCAGGTGCCCTACACCTGGGTGGAGGTGGATCTGCTGGCCGGCGAGCACCGCCAGCCCCCCTTCCTGGCGCTCAATCCCTTTGGCCAGGTGCCGGTGCTCGTGGACGACACCGCCCAGCCGCCCCTGGTGCTCGCCGATGCCCAGGCGATCCTGTGGTGGCTGGCCAGCCGCTTCGGGCACGGCCGCTGGCTGCCCGCCGATCTGCTCGGCCAGACCCAGGTGGTGCGCTGGCTGTCCACGGCGGCCGGCGAGGTGCGCCAGGGGCCCGAGAGCGCCCGGCTGCACCACGTGTTCAAGGCCACCGCGATTCCGATCGAGCGCGCCCACCAGAAGGCGGCCTTCATCCTGGGCCAGCTGGAGCGCCACCTCGCCGCCAGCCCCTGGCTGGTGGGCGACGCGCCCACCATCGCCGATGTGGCGGTGTTCCCCTACGTGGCCCTGGCGCCCGAGGGAGGGATCGATCTGGCTCCCTACCCGGCGGTGGGCGCCTGGATCGCGCGGATCCGTGCCCTGCCCGGCTTCGTGCCGATGCGCGGCATGGCCCCGGTGGGGCAGGAGGCGGCATGA
- a CDS encoding pyridoxamine 5'-phosphate oxidase family protein, with protein MTRRYLRRHLTPGVLAEQQRAYGTTSTVPEEQGADELGEKERQFIAARDSFYIASLTEDGAPYLQHRGGPPGFLQVVEARTLEFADFSGNRQLLTTAHVRRDPRVALFLMDYPNRRRLKIDGLAEVRPAPPGAVAGAVAGAAATPVERRLRIRVLAFDWNCPQFITPRYSEAELEARVAERQQGLQR; from the coding sequence ATGACCCGCCGCTACCTCCGGCGCCATCTCACCCCAGGCGTGCTGGCCGAGCAGCAGCGCGCCTACGGCACCACCTCCACCGTGCCGGAGGAGCAGGGGGCGGACGAGCTGGGCGAGAAGGAGCGGCAGTTCATCGCCGCGCGCGACAGCTTCTACATCGCCAGCCTCACCGAGGACGGAGCCCCCTACCTGCAGCACCGCGGCGGCCCCCCGGGATTTCTGCAGGTGGTGGAGGCCCGCACCCTGGAGTTCGCCGACTTCTCCGGCAACCGCCAGCTGCTCACCACCGCCCATGTGCGCCGCGATCCGCGGGTGGCCCTGTTCCTGATGGATTACCCCAACCGCCGCCGCCTCAAGATCGACGGCCTGGCCGAGGTGCGCCCCGCCCCTCCAGGGGCCGTGGCGGGAGCAGTAGCGGGGGCTGCTGCCACACCCGTGGAGCGGCGGCTGCGCATCCGCGTGCTGGCCTTCGACTGGAACTGTCCCCAGTTCATCACCCCCCGCTACAGCGAGGCGGAGCTCGAAGCACGGGTCGCGGAGCGCCAGCAGGGCCTGCAGCGCTGA
- a CDS encoding VOC family protein yields MTSPCFHLSIPARDLELTRCWYERVLGCRAGRGSTAALILDLGGHQLVAQHQPHDPEPLQRGIYPRHFGLVFEALHQWQALRERVEAAGEPFAVAPKRRYPGTVLEHHTFFLNDPSGNWLEFKHYAHPEAVLGCRDQAVVGDPDLRPGS; encoded by the coding sequence ATGACCTCGCCCTGCTTCCATCTCTCGATCCCGGCCCGGGATCTGGAACTCACCCGCTGCTGGTATGAGCGGGTCCTGGGCTGCCGGGCCGGCCGCGGCAGCACGGCGGCGCTGATCCTCGATCTGGGGGGCCATCAGCTGGTGGCCCAGCACCAGCCCCATGATCCGGAGCCGCTGCAGCGGGGCATCTACCCGCGCCATTTCGGTCTTGTGTTCGAGGCCCTGCACCAGTGGCAGGCGCTGCGCGAGCGGGTGGAGGCGGCGGGCGAGCCGTTCGCCGTGGCACCGAAACGCCGCTACCCGGGCACGGTGCTGGAGCACCACACCTTCTTTCTCAACGACCCCTCCGGCAACTGGCTGGAGTTCAAGCACTACGCCCATCCCGAGGCGGTGCTTGGCTGCCGCGATCAGGCGGTGGTGGGCGATCCGGACCTGCGTCCGGGATCGTGA
- a CDS encoding BCAM0308 family protein — MNTTSAHGPTSHQPRHDGMESGHHSDPYLERRKPPEPSTCPDCQASFHQGRWSWETPPAGASSHRCPACERIRDGMPAGELTLSGAFLAAHADEVMRLVNNTDDRVRMEHPLERLIDTSGDPATGPVLLRFTGIHATHGLGKALVKAFGGSLEAPYPEPGAPMRAHWQRD, encoded by the coding sequence ATGAACACGACCAGCGCCCATGGCCCCACCAGCCATCAGCCCCGGCACGACGGCATGGAGAGCGGGCACCACAGCGATCCCTACCTGGAGCGCCGCAAGCCACCGGAGCCCAGCACCTGTCCGGATTGCCAGGCCAGCTTTCACCAGGGCCGCTGGAGCTGGGAGACACCGCCGGCCGGCGCCAGCAGCCACCGCTGCCCCGCCTGCGAGCGGATCCGCGATGGGATGCCGGCCGGGGAACTCACCCTGAGCGGCGCCTTCCTGGCGGCCCACGCCGATGAGGTGATGCGGCTGGTGAACAACACCGATGATCGCGTGCGGATGGAGCATCCCCTGGAGCGCCTGATCGACACCAGCGGTGATCCCGCCACCGGCCCCGTGCTGCTGCGCTTCACCGGCATCCACGCCACCCACGGGCTGGGCAAGGCGCTGGTGAAGGCCTTCGGCGGCAGCCTGGAGGCGCCCTATCCCGAGCCCGGCGCACCGATGCGCGCCCACTGGCAGCGCGACTGA
- a CDS encoding DUF2721 domain-containing protein yields MFLPTGIAGLLNIFTGRLARIIDRTQVLQQALDRDSAGAESPLHRGIQVQRRRLFLTNRAILLVMLALIGGLLLFLLEVQLAIRQNPRKYY; encoded by the coding sequence GTGTTCCTGCCCACCGGCATCGCCGGCCTGCTGAACATCTTCACCGGCCGCCTGGCCCGGATCATCGACCGCACCCAGGTGCTTCAGCAGGCCCTGGACAGGGACTCTGCAGGCGCGGAGTCTCCCCTGCACCGCGGCATTCAGGTGCAGAGGCGGCGCCTGTTTCTCACCAACCGCGCCATCCTGCTGGTGATGCTGGCCCTGATCGGAGGCCTGCTGCTGTTTCTGCTGGAGGTTCAGCTCGCCATCCGGCAGAACCCGCGCAAGTACTACTGA
- a CDS encoding cupin domain-containing protein translates to MVALALVAAPARADGERPPAPAAGAAQAIQVDQLVKGTRSWDGTPLPPIGPGQPEVTVLRLTIPAGVSLPPHAHPVINAGVLLEGRLRVTSATGETITLEAGDGLIELVNTPHQGKSLGPGPARIVVVYVGLEGEPLSVPAGPGDHQSAGSPGR, encoded by the coding sequence GTGGTGGCCCTCGCCCTGGTGGCCGCTCCCGCCCGCGCCGATGGGGAACGGCCCCCGGCTCCAGCTGCCGGGGCGGCCCAGGCAATCCAGGTGGACCAGCTGGTGAAGGGCACCCGCAGCTGGGATGGCACCCCCTTGCCCCCGATCGGCCCGGGGCAGCCCGAGGTGACGGTGCTGCGCCTCACCATCCCGGCCGGAGTGTCGCTGCCCCCCCACGCCCATCCCGTGATCAATGCCGGCGTGCTGCTGGAGGGCCGGCTGCGGGTCACCTCCGCCACCGGCGAGACAATCACCCTCGAAGCCGGCGACGGGCTGATCGAGCTGGTGAACACGCCCCACCAGGGCAAGAGCCTGGGGCCCGGACCCGCCCGGATCGTGGTGGTGTACGTGGGGCTGGAGGGGGAGCCGCTGTCCGTGCCGGCTGGGCCCGGGGATCATCAATCCGCAGGGAGCCCCGGCAGGTAG
- a CDS encoding FAD-dependent oxidoreductase, translated as MHPPAAESPAGEDTPEPEPQGGLWRKLLLLAAIALAVALFFGFGLQRQLTLEGLQRAQGSLLAWRQAAPLQSSLAYMGLYVVVTALSLPGAAVLTLAGGALFGLGLGTLLVSFASSAGALLAFLLARTLLRDLVQRRFGRQLAPIEAGVKRDGVLYLLTLRLAPVFPFFLVNLLMALTPMRAGSYYLTSQIGMLPGTLVYVNAGTQLAQLQGLGGILSPPLLLSFGLLAAFPWLARAATGRLATWRLYRRWSRPRRFDRNLIVIGAGAAGLVSSYIAATVKARVTLIEAEAMGGDCLNTGCVPSKALIASARLAARMRRADRYGLEPVEPRLSVRQVFERVAAKVEAVAPHDSVERYEGLGVEVVRGHARLLDPWTVAITQAGPQPQPERRLTSRAIVLATGAAPVLPDLPGAEQVPLLTSETIWSWLRTCPLERPRLVVLGGGPIGCELSQALAQLDLPVTLVQRSGRLLRREDADVAEEVRRALEADGVQVLTHTQVVGFAADASGAARVQVEHEGEVRPLACDAVLCALGRRARLQGYGLEELGITTGATVTTNAYLQTLYPNIYAAGDVAGPFQFTHTAAHQAWYAAVNALFGGVRRFRTDYRVIPRTTFTDPEVATVGLTEAEAAARQIAVEVTRFPLHELDRAIVESAERGFVKVLTAPGKDTILGATIVAEHAGELLAEFALAMRWGLGLNRIFSTVHAYPTFTEANKYAAGVWKKARTPQRLLGWLEGYFRWRRGEN; from the coding sequence ATGCACCCTCCCGCAGCCGAATCCCCAGCCGGCGAGGACACCCCGGAACCGGAGCCCCAGGGCGGCCTCTGGCGCAAGCTGCTGCTGCTGGCTGCCATCGCCCTGGCGGTGGCCCTGTTCTTCGGCTTCGGGCTGCAGCGCCAGCTGACCCTGGAGGGGCTGCAGCGGGCCCAGGGGTCGCTGCTGGCCTGGCGGCAGGCGGCACCGCTGCAGAGCTCCCTGGCCTACATGGGCCTCTACGTGGTGGTCACCGCCCTGTCGCTGCCCGGGGCGGCGGTGCTCACCCTGGCCGGCGGCGCCCTGTTCGGCCTCGGCCTCGGCACGCTGCTGGTGTCGTTCGCCTCCAGCGCCGGGGCGCTGCTGGCCTTTCTGCTGGCCCGCACCCTGCTGCGCGATCTGGTGCAGCGGCGCTTCGGGAGGCAGCTGGCGCCGATCGAGGCCGGCGTGAAGCGGGACGGGGTGCTCTACCTGCTCACCCTGCGGCTGGCGCCGGTGTTTCCCTTCTTCCTGGTGAACCTGCTGATGGCCCTCACGCCGATGCGGGCCGGCTCCTACTACCTCACCAGCCAGATCGGCATGCTGCCCGGCACCCTGGTGTACGTGAACGCGGGCACCCAGCTGGCCCAGCTCCAGGGGCTCGGAGGCATTCTCTCGCCGCCGCTGCTGCTCTCCTTCGGCCTGCTGGCCGCCTTCCCCTGGCTGGCCAGGGCCGCCACAGGCCGCCTGGCCACCTGGCGCCTCTACCGGCGCTGGAGCCGCCCGCGCCGCTTCGACCGCAACCTGATCGTGATCGGCGCCGGGGCCGCCGGGCTGGTGAGCAGCTACATCGCCGCCACCGTGAAGGCGCGCGTCACCCTGATCGAAGCCGAGGCCATGGGCGGCGACTGCCTCAACACCGGCTGCGTGCCCAGCAAGGCGCTGATCGCCTCGGCGCGCCTGGCGGCCCGCATGCGCCGGGCCGACCGCTACGGCCTGGAGCCGGTGGAGCCCCGCCTTTCGGTGCGGCAGGTGTTCGAGCGGGTGGCCGCCAAGGTGGAGGCCGTGGCCCCCCACGACAGTGTGGAGCGCTACGAGGGGCTCGGCGTGGAGGTGGTGCGCGGCCACGCCCGCCTGCTCGATCCCTGGACCGTGGCCATCACCCAGGCCGGCCCCCAGCCCCAGCCGGAGCGGCGCCTCACCAGCCGCGCCATCGTGCTGGCCACCGGCGCGGCGCCGGTGCTGCCGGATCTGCCCGGCGCCGAGCAGGTGCCCCTGCTCACCAGCGAAACGATCTGGAGCTGGCTGCGCACCTGCCCCCTGGAGCGTCCCCGGCTGGTGGTGCTGGGGGGCGGACCGATCGGCTGCGAGCTCTCCCAGGCCCTGGCCCAGCTGGACCTGCCGGTGACGCTGGTGCAGCGCAGCGGCCGCCTGCTGCGCCGCGAGGATGCGGATGTGGCCGAGGAGGTGCGCCGCGCCCTGGAGGCCGATGGCGTGCAGGTGCTCACCCACACCCAGGTGGTGGGCTTCGCCGCCGACGCCTCCGGCGCGGCACGGGTCCAGGTGGAGCACGAGGGTGAGGTGCGCCCATTGGCCTGCGATGCGGTGCTCTGCGCCCTGGGCCGCCGGGCGCGGCTGCAGGGCTACGGCCTCGAGGAGCTGGGCATCACCACCGGCGCCACGGTCACCACCAACGCCTACCTCCAGACCCTCTACCCCAACATCTATGCGGCCGGCGACGTGGCCGGCCCGTTCCAGTTCACCCACACCGCCGCCCACCAGGCCTGGTATGCGGCGGTGAACGCCCTGTTCGGCGGCGTGCGGCGCTTCCGGACCGACTACCGGGTGATCCCCCGCACCACCTTCACCGACCCGGAGGTGGCCACGGTGGGGCTCACCGAAGCGGAGGCCGCGGCCCGGCAGATCGCCGTGGAGGTCACCCGCTTCCCGTTGCACGAGCTCGACCGGGCCATCGTGGAGAGCGCCGAGCGGGGCTTCGTGAAGGTGCTCACCGCCCCCGGCAAGGACACGATCCTGGGCGCCACGATCGTGGCCGAGCACGCCGGCGAGCTGCTGGCCGAGTTCGCGCTGGCCATGCGCTGGGGCCTGGGCCTGAACCGCATCTTCAGCACGGTGCACGCCTACCCCACCTTCACCGAGGCCAACAAGTACGCGGCGGGCGTCTGGAAGAAGGCCCGCACGCCCCAGCGGCTGCTGGGCTGGCTGGAGGGGTACTTCCGCTGGCGGCGGGGAGAGAACTGA
- a CDS encoding mechanosensitive ion channel family protein: MAVRRCLALLLAALLLLGFAPTASAAWVTLDGQKVVEIKQAAGAQSPEEVAKRISAHLNRLVRNPRFRADQVVVREEPPYSMVGLLNFEGKFIPGLAVDERAAKAAGTTREVLAMRYRDAVRKAVQAYDDRNRLRNWIVGTLLALAVLAVYVVWLRWQRRTHTRLKRWLSGRSVELAPKLKIGQQTLVTPEQTRAFSHFTLTVLHWGLLLTVSWLLIPLLLSFFPPTQGIAEGLRGQILSLAIRLVKACLGLVPNLLWIAMIAVVTALMLRVSNWLFAALRRGQISLSWFYREWAIPTRRIANILIVLVGVVFAFPYIPGSDSKVFQGAGLLFGVLAALGSSAVATNIISGLMLIYTRAFLEGDRVEINGVVGVVQERALLVTRVRTPRNELVSIPNAAVIASSVVNFSFSRREIRKPVALSTTITIGYDVPWRQVHALLLAAADSVQGISDEVAPFVLQTSLNDFHISYELTASVRDAKKYRETLSDLLAAIQDQFAAAKVEILSPGYHAIRNGNASTLPPITG, from the coding sequence GTGGCTGTCCGCCGCTGTCTTGCCCTGCTACTGGCGGCCCTGCTGCTGCTGGGATTCGCCCCCACCGCCAGCGCCGCCTGGGTCACCCTCGATGGCCAGAAGGTGGTGGAGATCAAGCAAGCCGCCGGAGCGCAATCGCCCGAGGAGGTGGCGAAGCGGATCAGCGCGCACCTCAACCGGCTGGTGAGGAACCCCCGCTTCCGGGCCGACCAGGTGGTGGTGCGCGAGGAGCCGCCCTATTCGATGGTGGGGCTGCTCAACTTCGAGGGCAAGTTCATCCCGGGCCTGGCGGTGGACGAGCGGGCGGCCAAGGCAGCCGGCACCACGCGGGAGGTGCTGGCCATGCGCTACCGCGATGCGGTGCGCAAGGCCGTGCAGGCCTACGACGACCGCAACAGGCTGCGCAACTGGATCGTGGGCACCCTGCTGGCCCTGGCGGTGCTGGCGGTGTACGTGGTGTGGCTGCGCTGGCAGCGGCGCACCCACACCAGGCTCAAGCGCTGGCTCTCGGGCCGCAGCGTGGAGCTGGCCCCGAAGCTGAAGATCGGCCAGCAGACGCTGGTGACCCCGGAGCAGACCCGGGCCTTCAGCCACTTCACGCTCACGGTTCTGCACTGGGGGCTGCTGCTCACGGTGAGCTGGCTGCTGATCCCGCTGCTGCTCAGCTTCTTCCCGCCCACCCAGGGGATTGCCGAGGGCCTGCGCGGCCAGATCCTCAGCCTGGCGATCCGGCTGGTGAAGGCCTGCCTGGGCCTGGTGCCCAACCTGCTCTGGATCGCGATGATCGCGGTGGTCACCGCCCTGATGCTGCGGGTGAGCAACTGGCTTTTCGCCGCCCTGCGACGGGGCCAGATCAGCCTCTCCTGGTTCTACCGGGAGTGGGCGATCCCCACCCGGCGCATCGCCAACATCCTGATCGTGCTGGTGGGAGTGGTCTTCGCCTTCCCCTACATCCCGGGCTCCGACAGCAAGGTGTTCCAGGGGGCAGGCCTGCTGTTCGGCGTGCTGGCGGCCCTGGGCTCCAGCGCCGTGGCCACCAACATCATCAGCGGCCTGATGCTCATCTACACCCGCGCCTTCCTGGAGGGCGACCGGGTGGAGATCAACGGGGTGGTGGGCGTGGTGCAGGAGCGTGCCCTGCTGGTGACCCGCGTCCGCACCCCCCGCAACGAACTGGTGAGCATCCCGAATGCGGCGGTGATCGCCTCCTCGGTGGTGAACTTCAGCTTCTCCCGCCGCGAGATCCGCAAGCCCGTGGCGCTCAGCACCACGATCACCATCGGCTACGACGTGCCCTGGCGCCAGGTGCATGCCCTGCTGCTGGCGGCGGCCGACTCGGTGCAGGGGATCAGCGACGAAGTGGCGCCGTTCGTGCTGCAGACCAGCCTCAACGACTTCCACATCAGCTACGAGCTCACCGCCAGCGTGCGCGACGCCAAGAAATACCGCGAGACCCTCTCCGATCTGCTCGCCGCCATCCAGGACCAGTTCGCCGCCGCCAAGGTGGAGATCCTCTCCCCCGGCTACCACGCCATCCGCAATGGCAACGCCAGCACCCTGCCGCCCATCACGGGCTGA